The window AACTGGAACCATCCTCGATATCGATAGTGATGAAGGCACAGTTTACATTACACCTAGAGATGACATGGAAGACCCGTTAGGGGTCTGGAATGCAAATCATATTGTTAAAGCAGTAGCACGTGGATTTAACCCGGAAGTTGCTCTTAAGCTTATAAGTGACGACATTTACCTGGAGGTAATCAGTTTACCATTATATATCGGCAAATCCAAAAAGGCACTTGCAAGACACAAGGGCAGAATTATAGGAAAAGACGGCAAGACACGTGAAATAATTATGGAAATGGCCGAAGTTGACATGGCAATCTACGGTAAAACTGTTTCACTTATTGGGGAAATGGACAACATCATGGTTGCAAAGGAAGCCATTGAGATGATTCTAAACGGATCCAGACACAAGTCAGTTTACGGATTCTTGGAACATAAGAAAGAAGACTTGAAAATGAGAGAATTCAAGGACCTTGTCGGAATTAATGATGACAAAATCGAATTTAAGGACGGCATCGACTTTGATGAAAAGGACTATTAGGAGTTAACTCTCCTAATTTTTTTATTGCAAAACAATTATCCCCCATCATACAACTTTTTCTATTTTTTGAAAATCAAAAATTGATTATGCAAATATTGTCCATCAAAGAAATATTACAACCCCCTATCAATTTTAATGATGTTTTGCTATAACTATTATAGTAATACTTAAAAAGTTTTATATACTTTGACCAACTTATATAGATACTGTAGTATAAATACCATATTTTCTACATGTTTTAAAATTATTATTTTACCATATATTTAAACAAGACAGATAGGGTAGGGTAAAAATATTACTTTCCAAATGCTCTCTCACTTTATTTAAATATACTTCATATAATAAATTTAAACATACAAATTTAAGGAGGAAAAATTTTGGCTCAACAAGGTATTGATTGGGATGAAGACTTTGACAGGTTAACCCCATCCCAGTTCTTTAGAAAAAACAAACAGATGTTGGGATTCACCGGTAAAATTCGTTCTTTAACTATTGTATTCCACGAACTGATTACAAACAGTTTTGACGCATGTGAAGAAGCAGGAATATTGCCTGATATCGACATCGAATTAAAGCGTGTTGACAAGGAACATTATATCTTAAGACACAAGGATAATGGTCCAGGAATTCCTGAAGATTACGTAATGCAAGTATACTGTATGATGTTTGCAGGATCAAAATTCAGAAACATTCAATCCAGAGGACAGCAAGGTTTAGGTTGTAGTGGTTGTGTTCTCTTATCACAAATGACTACAGGTAAGCCTGCTCGTGTAATTTCATGCTACAAGGAAGGGGATGAAATTAAAGGAGTGAAAATGAAATTCCAAATGGATGTTGAAAACAACCGTGGAATTCTAATGGAAAGGGAAGACTATCCTGCTGAAAGTACTGGAGTATGCATTGAATTACAATTCAAGGATGTTTCATACTCTCTTGCAGAACAAGGTGCTTTTGAATACATCAGAAGAACCATGATTGGAAACCCACATGCAAAAATCACATTCAGAGACCCATCAGGACACAAATACATCTTTAAAAGGGCGGCTGACGTTGTACCAGTACAACCAAAAGAAGTATTGCCTCACCCTAAAGGTGTAAGCGCTGACGATTTAATGACAATGGCTAAAAACACAGACAGCAGAAGATACAAAAGTATGTTAACTTCATCATTGTCAAGGATGTCCGCAAAAAGGGTTGATGAAATAGCGGAAATGACTGGAATTGACATGAACAAACGTCCAAAAGCCATGACATTCCCTGAAGCAGAAGCTATCGTTCACTGCTTTAAGAAAATGAAATTCATGGCACCGCCAACAGACGGACTTATACCAATCGGATCCGAACAAATAGAAAAAGGTATGAAACAAATCCTTCATCCTGAATTTGTAACAACAATCACAAGAAAACCTGTAACCTATGCAGGTGGTGTTTCATTCATTATTGAAGCAGGTCTTGCTTATGGTGGAAATTCCGGAAGAGTCGTCAATGAGAAAAGAAAATCTGAAATCATGAGATTCGCAAACAGGGTTCCACTGACATTTGACGCAGGAAGCTGTGCAATTACTGAAGCGCTCAAAAGTATTGATTGGAAACGTTACGGTCTTAAAGACATGGATAACACTCCATTAACATTATTTGTCAATATTATTTCAACTCAAGTGCCTTACCTTTCAACAGGTAAGCAAAGTGTTTCACCTGAACCTGAAATCGTTCATGAAATCAGACAGGCCACCATGAAATTGGCTCGTCAATTACAAAAACATATCCGTGCCAAAAGAGCAGCCAAAGAAAAGGAAAAACGTTCCAAAGTATTCGAGGAATACGTTCCTGTCATTATTGAAGAAGCTGCAAAACTTGGTGAAACCGGAGTTCCCGAATACCAAGAAGTGCTTGCAAAAGTTACCAAAAGGGCTCTTGCAGAATTGCTTGGTGAGAAAGTTGAGGAAGAAGAGGAAGAAGAAGAATACGATGCAATCATCATGGAAGAGGTTGATGAGTTCGGACATGTTGTTGAACAAGGCAACTCCACATTAGATAATTTCATTGATGATGATGCGGATGATGATTTTGAGGAATAGGTGATTTAGATGGCTAAAGCAAAGAAAGAAGAAAAATCACATAAAGAACTTAGGAAAGAATACACCTACAATAAACTTAAAGGTTTAGGTCAAGAGATTATTGAAGAGATA of the Methanobrevibacter thaueri genome contains:
- a CDS encoding KH domain-containing protein, with protein sequence MPETDYLKIPQNRVGALIGSNGSVKKSIEKATGTILDIDSDEGTVYITPRDDMEDPLGVWNANHIVKAVARGFNPEVALKLISDDIYLEVISLPLYIGKSKKALARHKGRIIGKDGKTREIIMEMAEVDMAIYGKTVSLIGEMDNIMVAKEAIEMILNGSRHKSVYGFLEHKKEDLKMREFKDLVGINDDKIEFKDGIDFDEKDY
- the top6B gene encoding DNA topoisomerase VI subunit B, producing MAQQGIDWDEDFDRLTPSQFFRKNKQMLGFTGKIRSLTIVFHELITNSFDACEEAGILPDIDIELKRVDKEHYILRHKDNGPGIPEDYVMQVYCMMFAGSKFRNIQSRGQQGLGCSGCVLLSQMTTGKPARVISCYKEGDEIKGVKMKFQMDVENNRGILMEREDYPAESTGVCIELQFKDVSYSLAEQGAFEYIRRTMIGNPHAKITFRDPSGHKYIFKRAADVVPVQPKEVLPHPKGVSADDLMTMAKNTDSRRYKSMLTSSLSRMSAKRVDEIAEMTGIDMNKRPKAMTFPEAEAIVHCFKKMKFMAPPTDGLIPIGSEQIEKGMKQILHPEFVTTITRKPVTYAGGVSFIIEAGLAYGGNSGRVVNEKRKSEIMRFANRVPLTFDAGSCAITEALKSIDWKRYGLKDMDNTPLTLFVNIISTQVPYLSTGKQSVSPEPEIVHEIRQATMKLARQLQKHIRAKRAAKEKEKRSKVFEEYVPVIIEEAAKLGETGVPEYQEVLAKVTKRALAELLGEKVEEEEEEEEYDAIIMEEVDEFGHVVEQGNSTLDNFIDDDADDDFEE